A stretch of the Salvelinus fontinalis isolate EN_2023a chromosome 22, ASM2944872v1, whole genome shotgun sequence genome encodes the following:
- the LOC129819802 gene encoding phosphatidylinositol 4-kinase beta-like, producing the protein MAEMEVAISPVQIETLHLSPSLSSTSTFSCPSSPGSSSSSSSCSDCSSDCPNQHQSSSSPRSSSPSGCSSGSDGMRGCSPPLDIISEDAIELDLVIDPEVALKACQEVLQNVKLLKVEEEPELLEKCSPHRRLPNGTVYLEPFDTGSIKEEEEQHDPLQLITLPCPLSQQACDTGSIKEEEESDALRHIPCDTGSIKEEDEEEEEKRDPPRQIIPTCPQSQQQNGDQSSAAAKQSLLLRLFESKLFDVSMAISYLYKSKEPGVQAYIGNRLFSFSDDDVDFHLPQLLNMYVHMDEDMGDAIRPYVVHRCRQSIAFSLQTAWLLGAYSSDMHISTQRHSRGTKLRKLILSDELKPHSASKGVDPAGAAAASPGLRDGARIHQRHAVEPSPAPDSQIIPANAYLSPSKRTHQRSKSDATHCTSLATSLKRTASNPKVERGYDEPLRLTPQREFIKSLMGIGKRLATLPTKEQKTKQLTSELLVLNHKLPARVWLPTAAFDHHVVRVPHTQAVVLNSKDKAPYIIYVEVLECESFETSAIPVRIPETRIRSARSADNLLPECVGITAEQRAGSFSTVPNYDNDDEAWAVDDIGELQVELPEGHTSSSDNISQFSVDSITSTESKEPIFIAAGDIRRRLSENLAHTPTTFRKDPEDPSAVALKEPWQEKVRRIREGSPYGHLPNWRLLSVIVKCGDDLRQELLAFQVLSQLQSIWEQERVPLWIKPYKILVMSSDSGMIEPVLNAVSLHQVRKQSQLSLLDYFLQEHGSYTTEAFLTAQRNFVESCAGYSLICYLLQVKDRHNGNILLDSEGHIIHIDFGFILSSSPRNLGFETSAFKLTSEFVDVMGGLDGDMFNYYKVLMLQGLIAARKHMEKVVQIVEIMQQGSHLPCFHGSSTIRYLKERFHMSLTEEQLQVLVEQMVDGSMRSITTKLYDGFQYFTNGIM; encoded by the exons ATGGCTGAAATGGAAGTGGCTATCTCCCCTGTCCAGATCGAGACACTTCACCTCAGCCCCTCGCTGTCCTCCACCTCTACATTTTCCTGCCCTTCCTCACCTGgatcctcttcttcctcatcctcctgctCGGACTGCTCCTCGGACTGCCCCAACCAGCACCAGTCCTCCTCCAGTCCCAGAAGCTCCAGCCCCAGTGGCTGTAGCAGCGGCAGCGATGGCATGCGGGGCTGCAGCCCTCCTTTGGACATCATATCTGAGGACGCTATAGAGCTGGACCTGGTCATTGACCCTGAAGTGGCCCTGAAGGCTTGCCAGGAGGTCCTGCAGAATGTCAAACTCCTGAAGGTTGAGGAAGAACCAGAATTGTTGGAAAAGTGCAGCCCGCATAGGCGGCTGCCCAATGGAACAGTATACTTGGAGCCTTTCGACACGGGTTCGATTAAAGAGGAGGAAGAACAGCATGATCCTCTACAACTAATAACGCTACCATGCCCTCTGTCACAACAAGCTTGTGACACAGGTTCCattaaagaggaggaagagagtgatgCTCTTCGACATATTCCCTGTGACACCGGTTCGATtaaagaggaggatgaagaggaggaagaaaagcGTGATCCTCCCCGACAAATTATTCCGACATGCCCTCAGTCGCAACAACAGAATGGCGACCAGTCCTCCGCAGCAGCCAAGCAGTCCTTGCTTTTACGGTTATTTGAGTCTAAGCTCTTCGACGTCTCCATGGCCATCTCCTACCTGTACAAGTCCAAAGAGCCCGGCGTCCAGGCCTACATTGGCAACCGCCTCTTCAGCTTCTCGGACGACGACGTGGACTTCCACCTGCCCCAGCTGCTCAACATGTACGTCCACATGGACGAGGATATGGGCGACGCCATCCGGCCCTACGTGGTGCACCGCTGCCGCCAGAGCATTGCCTTCTCCCTGCAGACGGCATGGCTGCTCGGCGCCTACTCCTCGGACATGCACATCTCTACCCAGCGCCACTCGCGCGGCACCAAGCTGCGCAAGCTAATCCTCTCAGACGAACTAAAGCCCCACTCAGCTTCTAAAGGTGTGGATCCAGCTGGTGCTGCAGCCGCCAGCCCTGGGCTGCGGGACGGTGCTCGGATTCACCAGCGGCACGCCGTGGAGCCGTCCCCGGCTCCCGACAGCCAAATCATCCCCGCCAATGCCTACCTCTCGCCTTCCAAGCGGACACACCAGCGTTCTAAGTCAGACGCCACGCATTGCACGAGCCTGGCGACTAGCCTCAAGAGAACAGCCAGCAACCCCAAGGTGGAAAGGGGCTACGATGAG cCGCTGCGTCTGACGCCGCAGAGGGAGTTCAtcaagtctctgatgggcatcgGCAAGCGGCTGGCCACGCTGCCCACCAAGGAGCAGAAGACCAAGCAGCTCACCTCAGAGCTGTTAGTGCTCAATCACAAGCTGCCCGCCCGCGTCTGGCTGCCCACTGCAGCCTTTGATCACCACGTGGTGCGCGTGCCCCACACACAGGCCGTGGTGCTCAACTCCAAAGACAAG GCCCCGTACATCATCTATGTGGAGGTGCTGGAGTGCGAGAGCTTTGAGACGTCCGCCATTCCCGTGCGCATTCCTGAGACGCGCATCCGCAGCGCCCGTTCTGCGGACAACCTCCTCCCAGAGTGCGTTGGCATCACAGCCGAGCAGCGCGCCGGCAGCTTCTCCACCGTGCCCAACTACGACAACGACGACGAGGCCTGGGCCGTGGACGACATCGGCGAGCTGCAAGTGGAG CTCCCAGAAGGCCACACCAGTAGCAGTGACAACATCTCCCAGTTCTCTGTGGACAGCATCACCAGCACGGAGAGCAAGGAGCCCATCTTCATCGCCGCCGGTGACATTAG GCGACGTCTGTCAGAGAACCTGGCCCACACCCCCACCACGTTCCGGAAAGATCCGGAGGACCCGTCCGCTGTGGCGCTCAAGGAGCCCTGGCAGGAGAAAGTCAG gcGGATAAGGGAGGGCTCCCCCTACGGTCACCTGCCAAACTGGCGGCTGCTGTCGGTCATCGTGAAGTGTGGGGACGACCTGAGGCAGGAGCTACTGGCTTTCCAGGTGCTCAGCCAGCTACAG TCCATCTGGGAGCAGGAGCGTGTCCCCCTGTGGATCAAGCCCTATAAAATCCTGGTGATGTCATCGGACAGCGGGATGATTGAGCCCGTGCTGAACGCTGTCTCTCTGCACCAG GTGAGGAAGCAGAGCCAGCTGTCTCTACTGGACTACTTCCTGCAGGAGCACGGCAGCTACACCACCGAGGCCTTCCTCACCGCCCAGCGCAACTTTGTGGAGAGCTGCGCCGGCTACAGCCTCATCTGCTACCTGCTGCAGGTCAAAGACAG ACACAATGGCAACATCCTCCTGGACTCTGAGGGCCACATCATCCACATTGACTTTGGTTTCATCCTGTCCAGCTCACCCAGGAACCTGGGCTTTGAGACCTCTGCTTTTAAGCTCACCAGCGAATTTGTGGAT GTGATGGGAGGCCTGGATGGAGACATGTTCAACTACTACAAGGTGCTGATGCTCCAGGGCCTGATAGCTGCTCGCAAACACATGGAGAAGGTGGTCCAAATAGTGGAGATCATGCAGCAAG GCTCTCACCTGCCCTGCTTCCATGGCTCCAGCACCATCCGCTACCTGAAGGAGCGTTTCCACATGAGCCTGACGGAGGAGCAGTTACAGGTGCTGGTGGAGCAGATGGTGGATGGCTCCATGCGCTCCATCACCACCAAGCTTTACGACGGCTTCCAGTACTTCACCAACGGTATCATGTGA